In the genome of Shewanella glacialimarina, one region contains:
- a CDS encoding HDOD domain-containing protein: MQTSALLKRVDELPRLPKAISELLEAVNNENSSVKSISSKVAQDTLISARVLRLANSAHFGRSREVGSIDEAVIRLGMQTLRTLVIASAVVGAIPKVNGIDLADFWGQTFEVALYSQELAKRCNVPADEAFTCGILHRIGELLVATIEPDLAAQIRAAVEQGGDAQELETTLLGFNCPSVGALLAKNWKFTPSLVAGIEFQRNPIAAEPASKLAILMYLSQHIYMHWDDDREEEIFTAWLAALANKAGIIKMDMSGLAEKLEELRGKGLEIGKQLV, encoded by the coding sequence ATGCAGACTTCGGCGCTATTAAAAAGAGTTGATGAACTTCCTCGTTTACCTAAAGCGATCAGTGAATTACTCGAAGCGGTTAATAATGAAAATAGTTCAGTAAAAAGTATTTCATCAAAAGTAGCTCAAGATACCTTAATCAGCGCGCGGGTACTTCGTTTAGCTAATTCTGCCCATTTTGGCCGCAGTCGAGAAGTGGGTTCGATTGATGAAGCGGTGATCCGCCTCGGAATGCAAACCTTGCGAACCTTAGTCATTGCCTCTGCAGTTGTTGGTGCAATTCCTAAGGTAAATGGTATTGATTTGGCTGACTTTTGGGGCCAAACCTTTGAAGTAGCACTATACAGTCAGGAATTAGCCAAGCGTTGTAATGTGCCCGCAGATGAAGCATTTACCTGTGGTATTTTACACCGTATTGGTGAGTTATTAGTTGCCACCATTGAACCAGACTTGGCGGCGCAAATTCGTGCTGCGGTAGAGCAAGGTGGCGATGCGCAAGAGCTTGAAACCACATTGTTAGGTTTTAATTGTCCATCAGTTGGCGCACTATTGGCTAAAAACTGGAAATTTACCCCTAGTTTAGTGGCTGGCATAGAGTTTCAACGTAATCCTATTGCGGCGGAACCCGCATCCAAATTAGCGATTTTAATGTATTTATCTCAGCATATTTATATGCATTGGGATGATGATCGTGAGGAAGAAATCTTTACTGCCTGGCTTGCAGCCCTAGCGAATAAAGCCGGTATTATTAAAATGGATATGTCAGGTTTAGCTGAGAAGTTAGAAGAGTTACGCGGTAAGGGCTTAGAGATTGGTAAGCAATTAGTGTAA